One genomic region from Halosolutus amylolyticus encodes:
- a CDS encoding DUF2270 domain-containing protein translates to MGETSDRPDTQDDEVTADAGTDSEEFLSLLPHFYRGSVSQTVSAQDRLDRTTDWAITLIAALLSVVFASEDMPAYLLLIGLILLGMFLFFEVRRYRFYDVWRSQVRFVEENVFANAFDPAGAEHHPNWREEIGDDLRQPTFKVSYFEALSRRTRRVYALLFVVVGLAWVSKITLFSPESQWTEAAELPGIPGPVVVTALALFYIALFLIAFWPGKREAKGEIHEVEPGHWKEADDERD, encoded by the coding sequence ATGGGCGAGACATCCGACCGACCCGATACTCAAGATGACGAGGTTACGGCCGATGCCGGCACTGATTCAGAGGAATTCCTTTCGCTCCTCCCGCACTTTTATCGAGGGAGTGTGAGTCAGACGGTAAGCGCACAGGATCGGCTCGACCGAACAACTGACTGGGCAATCACCCTGATCGCCGCCTTGCTCTCGGTAGTGTTTGCAAGCGAGGATATGCCAGCGTACCTCTTACTGATCGGGCTGATACTGCTGGGTATGTTCCTCTTTTTCGAAGTCCGACGCTATCGGTTCTACGACGTATGGCGGTCTCAAGTCCGGTTCGTTGAGGAGAACGTCTTCGCGAACGCCTTCGATCCCGCAGGCGCCGAACATCATCCGAACTGGAGAGAAGAGATCGGCGACGATCTCCGTCAGCCGACATTCAAGGTCTCATACTTCGAAGCCTTGTCTCGTCGGACCCGTCGGGTGTACGCGTTGCTGTTTGTTGTCGTTGGGCTCGCCTGGGTCTCTAAGATCACCCTCTTTAGCCCCGAATCACAGTGGACTGAGGCCGCGGAGCTCCCGGGGATCCCTGGCCCGGTCGTCGTAACAGCGCTGGCGTTGTTCTATATCGCCCTCTTTTTGATTGCGTTCTGGCCGGGAAAACGCGAGGCAAAAGGAGAAATCCACGAAGTTGAGCCCGGCCATTGGAAGGAGGCGGACGATGAACGTGATTAA
- a CDS encoding DUF7344 domain-containing protein: protein MVNYDNVFDALADSHRRQLLVKLLSNPQRVSKPSGISREVAEADENLLHRHLSSSRTIAEADEHSVSMHHIHLPKLAEYGFIEWDRDDELVMQGPHFDEIRPHLKLLAEKQERHRTKGPVATLRR, encoded by the coding sequence ATGGTCAATTATGATAATGTCTTTGACGCATTGGCGGACAGCCACCGACGACAGTTACTAGTCAAATTACTCTCCAATCCCCAACGCGTCTCAAAACCGTCCGGCATTTCCCGAGAGGTTGCAGAAGCAGACGAGAACCTACTTCACAGACATCTATCCAGTTCTCGAACGATTGCAGAAGCCGATGAGCACTCGGTTAGTATGCACCACATCCACCTGCCTAAATTAGCGGAGTACGGGTTCATCGAGTGGGATCGAGATGACGAGCTTGTAATGCAAGGCCCCCATTTTGACGAGATACGACCTCATCTCAAACTATTGGCTGAAAAGCAGGAGAGACACCGTACAAAGGGTCCCGTTGCAACCCTTCGTAGATGA